The Glycine soja cultivar W05 chromosome 6, ASM419377v2, whole genome shotgun sequence genome has a window encoding:
- the LOC114416474 gene encoding LIM domain-containing protein WLIM1-like, producing the protein MMASFAGTTQKCKACEKTVYLVDQLTADNKIYHKSCFRCYHCKGTLKLSNYCSFEGVLYCKPHFDQLFKKTGSLDKSFEGIPRTARLERSTDQVQTNSKVSNLFAGTQEKCVACKKTVYPIEKVAVDGTSYHKACFRCTHGGCVISPSNYVAHEHRLYCRHHHTQLFKQKGNFSQLDKQENDEGVTENTITE; encoded by the exons ATGATGGCATCATTTGCAGGGACTACTCAGAAGTGCAAAGCATGTGAGAAGACTGTGTATTTGGTGGATCAGCTCACTGCTGACAACAAGATCTATCACAAATCATGTTTCAGATGCTACCACTGCAAGGGTACCCTTAAG TTGAGTAACTATTGTTCCTTTGAGGGTGTGTTATACTGTAAGCCTCATTTTGATCAACTCTTTAAGAAGACTGGCAGCTTAGACAAAAGTTTTGAAG GTATTCCAAGAACTGCTAGACTTGAAAGATCTACTGATCAG GTCCAAACCAATAGCAAGGTTTCAAATTTGTTTGCTGGAACTCAGGAAAAATGTGTTGCTTGCAAGAAAACAGTTTACCCAATTGAAAAG GTAGCTGTTGATGGAACATCTTACCATAAGGCTTGTTTCAGGTGCACTCATGGGGGGTGTGTAATTAGCCCCTCAAATTACGTTGCCCATGAACATCGTCTTTATTGTAGGCACCATCACACTCAGTTGTTCAAGCAGAAAGGTAACTTCAGCCAACTTGACAAGCAAGAAAATGATGAAGGGGTGACTGAGAACACAATAACTGAGTAA
- the LOC114416475 gene encoding succinate dehydrogenase subunit 7A, mitochondrial-like produces MAFLWNKTSIASHFRSHSQKTEGLASFPRRRFHVEPGAREKALLAEDATLKPFKSYKKSVKQLRKIGNALTVVVVAGCCYEVYVRAFTREEAQKL; encoded by the exons ATGGCGTTCTTGTGGAACAAAACTAGTATCGCTTCCCATTTTCGATCTCACTCTCAG AAGACTGAGGGTTTGGCTTCTTTTCCGCGCCGTCGATTCCACGTCGAACCCGGGGCTCGTGAAAAAGCT CTCTTGGCAGAAGATGCAACGCTGAAACCGTTCAAATCATATAAGAAGAGTGTAAAACAGCTCAGAAAAATTGGGAATGCTCTGacagttgttgttgttgcag GATGCTGTTACGAAGTATATGTCAGAGCTTTTACAAGAGAGGAAGCTCAGAAACTGTAA
- the LOC114416476 gene encoding uncharacterized protein At5g50100, chloroplastic-like — translation MILRFAAAAASASASVSRISKPHNPPFLSLPHPNTLKFHNQPSHNPRNNVLLPLPSRSQRCYIRAISDATVEPEISKKEQNESPKDWKIKMLYDGDCPLCMREVNMLRERNKSYGTIKFVDIGSDDYSPEENQGLDYETVMGRIHAILSDGSVVTDVEAFRRLYEHVGLGWVYAITKYEPIAKIADSIYGVWAKYRLQITGRPPIEEILETRKKKGEVCKDSNACKM, via the exons ATGATTCTGAGATTTGCAGCAGCTGCAGCTTCTGCTTCTGCTTCTGTCTCACGCATATCAAAACCCCATAACCCACCATTCCTTTCACTTCCACACCCCAACACTCTCAAATTCCATAACCAACCTTCTCATAATCCACGCAACAACGTTCTTCTGCCACTTCCCTCACGGTCTCAACGCTGCTACATTCGAGCCATAAGTGACGCAACTGTGGAACCTGAAATTTCTAAGAAAGAACAAAACGAGTCACCTAAAGATTGGAAGATTAAAATGCTCTATGACGGAGATTGCCCCCTCTGCATGCGCGAG GTGAATATGCTAAGAGAGAGGAATAAGAGTTACGGCACAATCAAGTTCGTTGATATAGGTTCTGATGATTACTCTCCCGAGGAGAATCAAGGCCTTGACTACGAAACT GTTATGGGAAGAATTCATGCTATTCTCTCAGATGGATCTGTGGTTACAGATGTTGAA GCATTTAGGAGATTATACGAACATGTTGGTCTTGGTTGGGTTTATGCCATTACAAAATATGAACCA aTTGCAAAAATTGCTGATTCCATATATGGTGTTTGGGCTAAATACCGTCTTCAAATTACAG GACGGCCTCCTATAGAAGAAATATTGGAAACTCGAAAGAAGAAG GGTGAAGTATGCAAAGACAGCAATGCTTGCAAGATGTAA